A single region of the Undibacterium piscinae genome encodes:
- a CDS encoding type II secretion system protein M, producing the protein MKQGMIVAEIGLFWQQRDARERRWLSIGMVSILLALIYLIFINPALSNKAILEKAIPQLRQQVAEMAVMSSQYAKMAVEMSSDVPPVTREVVEASLLRRGIKAQTLTSADDIVRLQVTSVAYVNIMEWLLEMQKAARLTVEEAKFTALTEVGQVGVVVTLKQQKSAL; encoded by the coding sequence ATGAAGCAGGGAATGATCGTGGCAGAAATTGGTTTATTTTGGCAACAGCGCGACGCAAGAGAGCGGCGTTGGCTTAGTATCGGTATGGTTTCGATATTGCTGGCGTTGATTTATTTGATTTTCATCAATCCTGCGCTGAGCAACAAGGCAATTCTGGAAAAGGCAATACCGCAACTACGACAACAAGTGGCGGAAATGGCTGTTATGTCTAGTCAATATGCCAAAATGGCGGTCGAGATGAGCAGTGATGTGCCACCCGTGACGCGCGAGGTGGTGGAGGCGTCATTGTTGCGGCGGGGAATCAAGGCGCAAACCCTGACAAGTGCCGATGACATCGTTCGCTTGCAAGTAACATCGGTTGCTTATGTGAATATCATGGAGTGGCTGCTGGAGATGCAAAAAGCGGCACGTTTGACGGTGGAGGAAGCTAAATTTACCGCTTTGACCGAAGTCGGACAGGTGGGGGTGGTCGTAACCCTTAAGCAGCAGAAGAGTGCGCTCTGA